A part of Leptotrichia hongkongensis genomic DNA contains:
- a CDS encoding tetratricopeptide repeat protein: MSNIFEKKVRINELTNLRKELMQQGNVVEEVKVLKELAELTEEVFGEESDENIQILNEVGGTLKYVGEFDTAKDALLKAQGFIEKKYGKDSIPYATCSLNLAEVYRFMKKYDDIENIYLNTMKIYESNNLQNDYVYASVCNNLALFYQELERYEEAIELQEKSLEVLEKVGENPIQYAITLSNLVQPYLKVKNKEKAEEYLQKSLELIEKEVGKTHNLYAAVLNNMATFYFAENEYEKALELFEKSAEICEKTFGKESNNYKNILENIEVVKEKMI, translated from the coding sequence AGTTAGAATAAATGAATTGACAAACTTAAGAAAAGAACTTATGCAGCAGGGGAATGTTGTGGAAGAGGTTAAAGTATTAAAGGAATTAGCAGAACTTACAGAAGAGGTTTTTGGTGAGGAAAGTGATGAAAATATTCAAATTTTGAATGAAGTTGGGGGAACTCTTAAATATGTTGGAGAGTTTGACACGGCAAAAGATGCTTTGCTGAAAGCACAAGGCTTTATTGAGAAAAAGTATGGCAAAGACAGTATTCCTTATGCGACTTGCAGCCTGAACCTAGCTGAAGTTTACAGATTTATGAAAAAGTATGATGACATAGAAAATATTTATCTTAATACTATGAAAATTTATGAAAGTAATAATTTGCAGAATGATTATGTTTATGCAAGCGTATGTAATAATTTGGCTTTATTTTATCAGGAGCTTGAAAGATACGAGGAAGCGATTGAGTTGCAGGAAAAAAGTCTGGAAGTATTGGAAAAAGTTGGAGAAAATCCTATTCAGTATGCAATTACGTTAAGTAACCTTGTACAGCCTTACTTGAAAGTAAAAAATAAAGAAAAAGCAGAAGAATATTTGCAAAAATCACTGGAACTAATTGAAAAGGAAGTTGGAAAAACTCATAACTTGTATGCAGCAGTCCTTAACAATATGGCAACTTTTTATTTTGCAGAAAATGAATATGAAAAAGCATTGGAGTTATTTGAGAAAAGTGCTGAAATTTGTGAAAAGACGTTTGGGAAAGAAAGCAATAATTACAAAAATATTTTGGAAAATATTGAAGTTGTAAAGGAAAAAATGATTTAA
- a CDS encoding very short patch repair endonuclease, whose translation MKKKKTLTRSQNMARIKSKNTKPEIYIRKLLYKMGYRYRINYSQLPGTPDIFILKYNTAIFVNGCFWHRHENCKIATFPKTHAEYWEKKFRRNVERDIEVREKLFEMDVSVITIWECEVNKMQRNEEYRKKYLKILRDRIERVFNYEEEDISVQMEVAEKNKKYMK comes from the coding sequence ATGAAAAAGAAAAAAACTCTCACAAGAAGCCAGAACATGGCAAGAATAAAATCTAAAAACACGAAACCTGAAATTTACATTCGAAAATTGCTTTATAAAATGGGATATAGATACAGAATTAATTATTCGCAGCTTCCAGGAACACCTGATATTTTTATTTTGAAATATAATACTGCGATATTTGTAAATGGATGTTTTTGGCATAGACACGAAAATTGTAAAATTGCAACTTTTCCTAAGACGCATGCTGAATATTGGGAAAAGAAGTTTAGAAGAAATGTAGAGAGGGATATTGAGGTTCGTGAGAAGCTTTTTGAGATGGATGTTAGTGTTATTACAATTTGGGAATGTGAAGTCAACAAAATGCAACGAAATGAAGAATACAGAAAAAAATATCTGAAAATTTTAAGAGATAGGATTGAAAGAGTTTTTAATTATGAGGAAGAGGATATTTCAGTACAAATGGAAGTTGCAGAGAAAAATAAAAAATATATGAAATAA
- a CDS encoding tetratricopeptide repeat protein, producing the protein MKSKLLLIFLVLILSFNIFSNTNSKEKFKLAKTYLDHKNYREAEKIYLELAKEKDIHAIYNLGYLYMEQGKIVEGEKYYKMAADMGYDDAMYNLAMFYDRQKDFVKEKLYLEKLAEKNQNDAIFQLAIIYRQERNYQKADELYKKLLKAKYQESEVSYNLGISCYYQKKYDEAEKYFLKAIELGNNDDPKYNLGILYKVQGKFTQAKKYLIPLAQKGKIDAMINMGAIYRDEKDYKNAKKYYKMAMDKGSREAEAEYNTILIMEEHGL; encoded by the coding sequence GTGAAAAGCAAGTTATTATTAATTTTTTTAGTCTTGATATTATCTTTTAACATTTTTTCAAATACAAATTCTAAAGAAAAGTTTAAATTGGCAAAAACATATTTAGATCATAAAAATTATAGAGAAGCGGAAAAAATATACTTGGAATTGGCTAAGGAAAAAGATATTCATGCGATATATAATTTAGGTTATCTTTATATGGAGCAAGGAAAAATAGTGGAAGGTGAAAAATATTATAAAATGGCTGCTGATATGGGGTATGATGATGCAATGTATAATCTAGCGATGTTTTACGATAGACAAAAAGATTTTGTTAAAGAAAAATTATATCTAGAGAAATTGGCTGAGAAAAATCAAAACGATGCAATATTCCAATTGGCTATAATTTATAGACAAGAAAGAAATTATCAGAAGGCAGATGAACTTTATAAGAAATTATTAAAAGCAAAATACCAAGAAAGTGAAGTTTCTTATAATTTAGGGATTTCTTGTTATTATCAAAAAAAATACGATGAAGCAGAAAAATATTTTTTAAAAGCAATAGAATTAGGTAATAATGATGACCCAAAATATAATTTAGGTATTTTATATAAAGTTCAAGGGAAATTTACACAAGCTAAAAAATATTTAATACCACTTGCTCAAAAAGGAAAAATAGATGCAATGATAAATATGGGAGCAATTTATCGAGATGAAAAAGATTATAAAAATGCTAAAAAATATTATAAAATGGCGATGGATAAAGGTTCACGAGAAGCAGAGGCAGAATATAACACTATATTGATAATGGAAGAACACGGATTATAA
- the purB gene encoding adenylosuccinate lyase, whose product MENMSIYSNPLAERYSSKEMLHIFSPEFKFRTWRKLWINLAEAEKELGLDFITDEQIAELKKFKDDVNFEVAAEFEKKLRHDVMAHVHTYGEQAKNARKIIHLGATSAYVGDNTDLIQIKEGLLVIKRRMLTLIEKMRDFALEYKDLPTLGFTHFQAAQLTTVGKRATLWLHSLLLDFEELEFRLENLRFRGVKGTTGTQASFKELFEGDFEKVKQLDELVTEKAGFGKKQGVSGQTYDRKVDAQILNLLSNIAQSSHKFTNDFRLLQHLKELEEPFEKNQIGSSAMAYKRNPMRSERISSLAKYVISSSQTGALVFATQWFERTLDDSASKRLSIPQAFLAVDAILIIWLNIMDGVVVYPKVIEANIQKELPFMATENIIMESVKKGMDRQEVHEIIRELSMEETKEIKLNGNPNRLIDRIIKDGRLGLKAEDMEGILVSANYTGFAGQQTEDFVKNEINPILDKYKDEIVEDREELRV is encoded by the coding sequence ATGGAAAATATGAGTATATATTCAAATCCGTTGGCGGAAAGATATTCGAGTAAGGAAATGTTGCATATTTTTTCACCTGAGTTTAAATTTAGAACTTGGAGAAAGTTGTGGATAAATTTGGCGGAGGCTGAGAAGGAACTTGGACTTGATTTTATTACGGATGAGCAGATTGCGGAACTTAAAAAATTTAAAGATGATGTGAATTTTGAAGTTGCAGCAGAATTTGAGAAAAAATTGAGACACGATGTGATGGCTCACGTTCATACTTATGGAGAACAGGCGAAAAATGCAAGAAAAATCATTCATTTGGGAGCGACAAGTGCGTATGTTGGGGATAATACTGATTTGATTCAAATTAAGGAAGGACTTTTAGTTATTAAAAGAAGAATGCTTACTTTGATTGAAAAAATGAGAGATTTTGCATTGGAATATAAAGACTTGCCTACTCTAGGATTTACGCATTTTCAGGCGGCACAGCTTACAACGGTTGGTAAAAGAGCGACATTGTGGCTTCATTCTTTGCTTCTTGATTTTGAAGAGCTGGAATTCAGACTTGAAAACTTGAGATTTAGAGGAGTTAAAGGGACTACTGGTACACAGGCTAGTTTTAAAGAGTTGTTTGAAGGAGATTTTGAAAAAGTAAAACAGTTGGATGAACTGGTTACTGAGAAAGCTGGATTTGGTAAAAAACAAGGTGTTTCGGGGCAAACTTACGATAGAAAAGTAGATGCACAAATTTTGAATTTATTGTCGAATATTGCTCAATCTTCTCATAAATTTACGAACGATTTTAGACTACTGCAGCATTTGAAGGAATTAGAAGAGCCATTTGAAAAAAATCAAATTGGTTCAAGTGCGATGGCTTACAAGAGAAATCCGATGAGAAGTGAAAGAATTTCATCACTTGCCAAATACGTGATTTCAAGTTCACAAACAGGAGCATTAGTTTTTGCAACACAATGGTTTGAAAGAACATTGGATGATTCTGCAAGCAAAAGACTTTCAATTCCACAAGCATTTTTAGCAGTGGACGCAATTTTGATTATTTGGCTTAACATTATGGACGGAGTTGTTGTTTATCCAAAAGTGATTGAAGCAAATATTCAAAAGGAATTACCATTTATGGCAACTGAAAACATCATTATGGAATCAGTAAAAAAAGGAATGGATAGACAAGAAGTTCACGAAATCATAAGAGAACTTTCGATGGAAGAAACAAAGGAAATTAAATTGAACGGAAATCCTAACAGACTAATTGACAGAATTATAAAAGACGGAAGACTAGGACTTAAAGCGGAAGATATGGAAGGTATCTTGGTTTCTGCTAATTATACTGGATTTGCTGGACAGCAGACTGAGGATTTTGTGAAGAATGAGATTAATCCGATTTTGGATAAGTATAAGGATGAGATTGTGGAGGATAGGGAGGAATTGAGAGTTTAA
- a CDS encoding DUF4037 domain-containing protein, with product MDSNKIKGLELSKRYFEEVYLPVIKSEFPEVFEKMAAGLAGEGSECFGFDDEISQDHDFGPSCCIWLSSEDYEKYGLNLQKRLNELPKEFLGFRALNVSEFGDGRRGVLNIEDWFFKFLGDVKAPENLYDWRLIPEELLATAVNGEIFMDNSGQFTKIRNDLEKYFPEDIRLNKIATRCMKIAQSGQYNYLRCMKRNEIVAARLAETEFINEAIHIIFLLNKKYKLFYKWMPRALKNLKILGEKTYFLIEELVKLPNGAVNRKFQIIEEISADVISEMKDQDIVPRQLISDFLQDYGPFVQNKIEDEKLRNWNPAMD from the coding sequence ATGGATTCAAATAAAATAAAAGGGCTGGAACTTTCAAAAAGATATTTTGAAGAAGTTTATCTGCCAGTTATAAAAAGTGAATTTCCAGAAGTTTTTGAAAAAATGGCGGCTGGACTTGCGGGGGAAGGTTCAGAATGTTTTGGATTTGATGATGAGATTTCACAAGATCATGATTTTGGACCATCCTGCTGTATTTGGCTAAGTTCAGAAGATTATGAAAAATATGGATTAAATTTGCAAAAAAGGCTTAATGAATTGCCAAAGGAATTTTTGGGATTTAGAGCATTGAATGTGAGCGAATTTGGGGATGGACGGCGTGGTGTTCTTAATATTGAAGACTGGTTTTTCAAGTTTTTGGGAGATGTGAAAGCACCTGAGAACTTATATGATTGGCGGTTAATTCCAGAAGAATTGCTTGCAACAGCGGTTAATGGAGAAATTTTTATGGATAATTCAGGACAATTCACAAAAATTAGAAATGATTTGGAAAAATATTTTCCAGAAGATATACGGCTTAACAAAATTGCGACAAGATGTATGAAAATTGCACAATCTGGGCAGTATAACTATTTACGATGTATGAAAAGAAATGAAATTGTGGCAGCAAGGCTGGCAGAAACTGAATTTATAAATGAGGCAATACATATAATTTTTTTATTAAATAAAAAATATAAACTTTTTTACAAATGGATGCCAAGAGCCTTAAAAAACTTGAAAATCTTGGGAGAAAAAACTTATTTTTTAATTGAAGAACTGGTAAAATTGCCAAATGGTGCAGTTAATCGAAAATTTCAAATTATTGAAGAAATAAGTGCCGATGTAATTTCGGAAATGAAAGATCAAGATATTGTTCCAAGACAATTAATAAGCGATTTTTTACAGGATTATGGGCCTTTTGTACAAAATAAAATTGAAGATGAAAAATTAAGAAACTGGAATCCTGCGATGGATTAA
- a CDS encoding DUF4125 family protein, translating to MEIEISKKESFIRQILKREWEFFQNVHHTEGRADCQDNPQEFEIMRRSQWETLPDEILESYLEDLILAKHRGENIVQDKYARMMKYSSPKEYEIIKEYLPKISQEKEELVQKIVEIYLHWEEEIIQKYPKVTSKGRPLYSKYDTPNYTSIETYLKGELSSYSVKTLKLYYEYIQSCVTNNINLAENNLENIVLEKGYSSIEEAEKSL from the coding sequence ATGGAAATAGAAATTAGTAAAAAAGAAAGTTTTATTCGGCAAATTTTAAAAAGGGAATGGGAATTTTTTCAAAATGTGCATCATACGGAAGGAAGAGCTGATTGTCAGGATAATCCACAGGAATTTGAAATTATGAGAAGAAGCCAATGGGAAACATTGCCTGATGAAATTCTGGAAAGTTATTTGGAAGACTTGATTTTGGCAAAACATCGTGGTGAAAACATTGTTCAGGACAAATATGCCAGAATGATGAAATATAGCTCTCCAAAAGAATACGAAATTATTAAGGAATATTTGCCTAAAATTTCACAAGAAAAGGAAGAGTTAGTACAAAAAATAGTAGAAATTTATTTGCATTGGGAAGAAGAAATAATACAAAAATATCCAAAAGTTACTTCAAAAGGGCGTCCTTTATACTCAAAATATGACACACCCAACTATACTTCAATTGAAACTTACTTGAAGGGAGAATTATCATCATATTCAGTAAAAACATTGAAATTATATTATGAGTATATCCAAAGTTGTGTTACAAATAATATAAACTTGGCAGAAAATAATTTGGAAAACATTGTACTGGAAAAGGGTTACAGTTCTATTGAGGAAGCAGAAAAAAGTTTATAA